The region ATGATTCCTTCCCAGGACCGCGTCGAATTCCGGATCGGCAACACGGTTGGAAGGCGCGGCGCCATGGCGCCGCTTCAGATGTTTTTCAGGGGAATTCGCATCAGATCCCTCCCCCGCCGGCGCCGGCGCGGCCGCCCTTGAATTGCCCCATGATGCCGATCAGCTTGTCCGCGTAACGGGGGTCGGTGGCATAGCCGGCGGCCTGGATGCGGCGGGCCGCGTCCACTTCGTCGCGCGCTTGCGCCACGCCTTCGTAACGGGGGCTGCCGCCGATCAGGCGGGCATAGTCGGCGAACGACTCTGCGTAGGAGTTGTAAGCGCGGAACGGCTGCATCAGCTTTTTGGGAACACCGTCTTCATATTCAGTGGTCATCACGTTGACGACCTTGCCCTTCCAGCTGTCGTTGGCCTTGATGCCGAACAGGTTGTAGCTGGTGCGGCCGTCTTCGTAGCGGATCTCGCGCTTGCCCCAGCCCGACTCCAGGGCCGCCTGGCCCAGGATCAGGCGTGCCGGCACGCCGCTCATGCGCTCGGCCGCCTTGGCCGCCGAGGCCATCTTGGACACGAACTCGACCACGTGGTCGGGCGCCCCTTCGGACGCGGCCAGCGCGCGGTCGGACGCGCGGTTGCGGTCCAACACGCGCAGCAGGGCCGCCAGTTCCGGCGACATGCTGCCGTCCGGACGGGGCGGCGCCATGCGGCCGCGCAAGCCCAGCGCGACGTCGCCCTGGGCGGGATCGCCCGCATTGGCGGTCGCGGCATCGTCGACGGTGCTGCCGGCCGGCGGCTCGGCGTCGCCGTTCTGCGCCCGCATCTGGCGCAAGAGCGACTGCGCCAGGCCGATGCCCGGGGTCGCCAGTTGCAGGGCCAGCTGTTCGTCGGCCATGGACTGCATCATGCGCGACTGCTCGGAGTCGAACAGGCCACTTTTCATGGAGGCCTCGCGCATGCGCTTGAGCATCATCTGCAGATAGACGGCTTCGAATTGCTTGGCGACTTCGGCCTGCTTGTCCGCGGCGTTCGGATTGGCGCCGACGTCGCGCTTGAGCGCGCCCAGCGAGCCGAAATCGAAGATCGACGACTGCGCCGAATCCAGCGTGGTGGCACTGGACGGGATAGCCATGATCAGATGATCTCCAGCTCGGCGCGCAGGGCGCCGGCGGTCTGCATGGCCTGCAGGATGGCAAGCAGGTCTTGCGGCGTGGCGCCCAGCGCATTCAGCGCACGCACCACGTCGGCCAGGTTGGCGCTGGTGCGCACGCGCTGCAGCGAACCGTTTTCCTGCCGCACGTCGATCTGTGTATTAGGCACCACCACGGTCTGGCCACCGCCGAAAGGCGTGTTGGGCTGCGACACCGCGTTGGTCTGGTTGACCACCACCGACAGGTTGCCGTGGGCCACCGCGGCTTCCTCGATCATCACCGTGCGGTTCATCACCACCGAACCCGTACGGGCGTTGATGATGACCTTGGCGGCGGCCGGGGCACGCGTCACCTGCAGGTTTTCGACCTGGGACAGGAAGGCGGCCTGGCCGGCCGGATCCATGGGACCCTGCAAGCGGATCACGCGGCCGTCCACCACCGAAGCGGTGCCCTGGCCGAAGCGCTGGTTCAAGGCGGCCGACACATTCTGCGTCGTGCCGAAATCCAGCTCGTTCATTTCCAGGAAGATGTTGCCGTCGCGCGCGAAAGTGGTCGGCACGGCCCGCTCGACGATGGCGCCGTTGCTGATACGGCCGCCGTTGAGCTGGTTGATGGCCACGCTGGAGCCGCCCGCCGACGCGCCGGCGCCGCCCACTACCAGGTTGCCCTGGGCGATGGCGTAGACCTGGCCGTCGGCGCCCTTCATGGGCGTCATCAGCAGGGTGCCGCCGCGCAAGCTCTTGGCGTTACCCATGGCGGACACCACCACGTCGGCCGTCTGGCCGGGACGTGCGAAAGCCGGCAGGGTCATGGTGACCATCACGGCCGCCACGTTCTTCAACTGCATATTGGTGTTGGAAGGCACCGTCACGCCCAGCTGCGACAACATATTCGTCAAGCTTTGCTGGGTGAACGGGGTCTGCCGGACCTGGTCGCCGGTGCCGTCCAGGCCCACGATCAGGCCGTAGCCGATCAGCTGGTTGCCCCGCACGCCCTGGATGGAGGACAGGTCCTTGAGGCGCTCGGCGTGCGCGACACTGGCCAGCATGGCGCTGGCCACGCAGGCACGCAGGAGCACGGAGGCCAGGGCGGAAAAGGCAGTGGAGAGCTTCATATCAGAACGGTGACGCAATCAGGAAAAAGCGCTGCAGCCAGCCCATGGTCTGCACTTCGTCCATGACGCCCTTGCTGCGGTACTCGATGCGGGCATCGGCCACGCGCGTCGAGGAGACGGTATTCGTGCCGGTGATCGCGCGCGGATCGACCACGCCGGAAAACCGGATGTACTCGCTGCCGCGGTTGATCGCGATCTGCTTTTCGCCGGCAACCTGCAGGTTGCCGTTGGGCAGCACGCCCACCACGGTGGTGGTCAAGGTACCGGTGAAGGTGTTGTTGGCGCTGCTGTCGCCCGCGCCCTTGGTCTGGTTCGCGCCGCTGGTGGAGGTATCCAGCTTGGCGTTGAACCAGCTGCTCAGGAAGCCGGGCGAGGCGGCGATCGAGTTGTCCGTGGTGGAGCTGCGATCCGTATTGGTCGCCACGTTCTTGGCGGCGGCCGTCTTCTCCTCCAGCACCACGGTCACGATGTCGCCGACGTTGCGCGGCCGGCGATCCTCGAACAGCGGATAGTTGCCATAAGCCGTGGGCTGGTAGATGGCGCCATCCGGCGTCGGCGGGATGGGCGCCGGCGGCGGCGGCGCGGCGGTGGTCGCACCCAGCACCACCGGTTCCGGCGGGATCAGGGAGCAGCCGGCCAGCCACAACACCAGCAGAGCTGAAAGGACGAGACGCATGGGGCGGAGGTTCACGGGGGACGTCGGTTGGAGCTGAAGGAGTAGAACGGCTGTATTACAGCTGGGTCAGGCGCTGCAGCATCTGGTCGGATGTCTGCACGGCCTTGGAGTTCATCTCGTACGCGCGCTGCGTGGTGATCATGTTGACCAGCTCTTCCGCGACGTTGACGTTGGAGGTCTCCAGGTACTTCTGCTGCATGGTGCCCAGGCCGTCGACCCCGGGGTTGCCGATGTTGGGGGGGCCCGACGAGTCGGTTTCCAGGTACAGGTTGTCGCCCACGCTTTGCAAGCCGTTGGGGTTGATGAAGTTGGCCAGCTGCAATTGGCCGACCTGCACGTTGACGCCAGGGGCAGCCGGCTGGGTCACCGACACGGTGCCGTCCTGGCCGATGGTCAGGGTCAGCGCGTTGTTGGGGATGTTGATCGGGGGCTGCACCACATAGCCGCCGGCGGTGGTCAGCTGGCCGTTCTGGTCGCGCTGCAGGGAACCGTCGCGGGTGTAAGCGTCGGTGCCGTCAGGCAGCTGGATCTGCAGGAAACCGGAGCCCTGAATGGCGACGTCGAGGTCCTGGCCGGTGCTGGTCATGCCGCCTTGCGTATGCAGGCGCTCGGTGGCCGCCACCCGCGTACCGGTACCCAGTTGCAGGCCGGACGGCAGCTGGTTGGCATCGCCGACCTGGGCGCCGGGCTGACGCACCGTCTGGTACATCAGGTCCTGGAACACGGCGCGGCCACGTTTGAAGCCGGTGGTGTTGACGTTGGCCAGGTTGTTCGAGATGACGTCCATCGCGGTCTGTTGACCTTCGAGACCCGTCTTGGCGATCCAGAGCGAACGAAGCATGTTTTTTAACTCCTGGGGTGCCGGGAAGCGACCCCAGCAAAAAAATTCTGTTTAACGATTACCGCGGCGGGTAACGTCAGCGGATAAGGTCAGCGGTTTACGTCAATGAGAGGATGCCGTTGGCGCGATCCTCATTGGTGTCCGCGTCCTTGACGACCTGCATCTGCATTTCAAAACGACGCGAGTTCTCGATCATGCCGACCATCGAGGTCGCCGCGTTGGCGTTGCTGCCTTCCAGCACGCCGGCGGTGACGCGCACCGTCGGGTCGGCCGGCATGGCGGGCGCCGGCTGGCCATTGGCGGCAACGCGGCGGAACACCCCGTCGTCACCGTGGACCAGCGTGTTTTCATCGGGCTTGACCAGCTTCAGCTGACCCAGGTTGAGCACCGTATTGGGCGGATCGCCGGCGCCGATCGCGGTGATCGTGCCGTCCGAACCGATGGTCAGCGAAGCCATGTTCGGCACGTCGATCACGCCGTTCTGCTGCGACAGCACGGGCACGCCCTGCCCTGTCTGCAACTGGCCGTTGACGCCGACCTGCAAGTCGCCGGCGCGGGTATAAGCCTCGCCTTGCGGGGTCTGCACGGCCAGCCAGCCGCCTTCGGTGATAGCCACATCCAGCGGGTTGCCGGTGGACTGCATCACACCCATTTGAAAATCGTTGCGGGGCGTTGCCGCCACCGTCGCGACGCGGGTGGGATTGCTGGTGCCGTCGTTCACGGGCACCGAACGGTACATGGATATCTGCGCGCGAAAGCCCGTCGTATTGACGTTGGCCATGTTGTTCGTCAGAACGGCTTGCTGCTCGGTGATGCGGGCAGCGCCGTTCATGGCGGTGTAGATGATGCGATCCATGCCTGGTCCGGTTCCGTGGCGAAGGTGGCTTAAGCGATTTGCAGCAGGTTCTGCAGCACGTCGCTCTGGGTCTTGATGGTCTGCGTGTTGGCCTGGTACGTGCGCTGCGCGACGATCATGTTGACCAGTTCCGAGCTCAGGTCGACGTTGGATTCTTCCACCGCCTGGCCACGGATCAGCGCCATGCCGTTGGTGCCGGGCTGGCCCAGCTGGGCGGCGCCCGAGTCGGCCGATTCGGTCCAGGCGTTGTCGCCGACCGGCTTCAGGCCCTGCACGTTGTTGAAGTTGGCCAGCACCACCGTACCGACGTTTTGCGTCTGGCCGTTCGAGTAGCTGGCGATGATCGAGCCGTCGGTACCGAAGGAGATCGAGTTGAACTCGCCCGAGGTATAGCCGTTGGGGGTCTTGCTGGACGTGAAGTCGCTGCCGTACTGGGTCGAACCCGTGTAGTTGATAGCGACCGACAGCGGATCGGCGGGCGAAGCCGTGCCGCCGGGGTTGGCCAGACCGACGCTGACCGTGGCCGGCGTGGAGGTCAGGCGACCTGCCGAGTCGAAGGTCAACTGGGTCGAAGCGGGCGTCATCGCCTGGCCGTCCAGCGTGTAATAGACGTCATAGACGCTGTCGCCCGTGGTTGTATCCGACGCGCGCTTGGCGAAGTACTGCGTCAGCTGGTGCGAGTTGCCCAGCGAGTCGTACACCGTCATCGGCTGCGTGTCGGTATAGGTGTCGGCGTTGGTGGCGTCGAACGGCGTGGCGGTGCCGTCGATGACGGTCGCGTTGGCGTTCAGGTTGGCGACGAAGCCGGCGGTGCTGGTGGCCTGCGGGGCGATGTTGGCCTGGGGCAGGCTGAGCTGGATCGGCGCGGTGCCGATGCCGCCCGTGCCGTAGCCGGTCAGGTACTGGCCCTGGGCATTGACGATGTCCAGGTTCTTGTCGATCGAAAACTGGCCGTTGCGGGTGTAGAACACGTTGCCGCTGGCGTCGATGGTACGGAAAAAGCCATTGGCGCCGTCGATGGCCATATCGTATTGGCCGCCCGACGAGATCGTGCCCACCGTGAAGCGCTGTTGCACGCCGGAGACCTTGACACCCAGGCCCACGCGCGACGAGGCGTAGACGTCGGCGAACTGGACGCTGGAGGCCTTGAAGCCCACCGTGCCCGAGTTGGCGATGTTGTTGCCAATGACGTCCAGGTTTTGCGCGGCGGCATTCAGGCCGCTAAGTCCTTGTCCGAAGCCCATGTTTATCTCTCGCTATTCAAAGAATCTGTGTATCGAAAAGCCGCCGCGACGCGGGCGGCAAGCGTTCAAAACGTCAACCCAAAACCTGGCGGATATCCAGCACGCTGAATTGGCCCAGCAGACCCAGATCCAGGCGTACGCCGTCGGTGGTGTACGCCACGTTCTGGACCGTGCCGGAGGACAGCGCTTCGGCGGTAACCGTGGCGCCGGTGCTGTCGGTGGCCGTAACGGCGATGGTGTACGAGCCATCGGCCATCGCATTGCCCGAATCGTCCTTGCCGTCCCAGGTCGGGGTCAGGATGCCGGTGCTCTGCTGGCCCATGTCGATGGTGCGCACCACGCGGCCGCTCGAATCGCTGATGGCGATCTTGACGCTGGCGGCGTCGGCTTGCAGATCGACGCCGATCGGGGTGGTGACGCGCGCGCCCGTGGAGTCGGTATCGAGCTTCTCCGCGGTGCCGGGCACCATCACCTTCTTGCCGATCATGGAAACGGCCGACAGGGACTGCGACACATCGACCTGGCCGCTGATGGTGGACACCAGGGTCTTCAGGTCGGTGATGCCTTGCACCGTGGAGATCTGCGCCAGCTGCGAGGTCAGCTGCGAGTTGTCCATCGGATTCAGCGGATCCTGGTTGTTCAGCTGGGTGACCAGCAGGGTCAGGAACTGATTCTGGATGTCGGCGGCGCTGCTGGCAGTGCTTGCCGACGTGCCGACCGAGTTGGCGGTCGACGTGGTCGAGGTGGTGGACGAAACGGCCATGAACGGCTCCGGTAGGGGTTACGCGACGAAAGACGCGCTCATTGCCCGATGGTCAAGGTTTTCTGCATCAACGCCTTGGCGGTGTTCAACACCTCGACGTTGGCCTGGTAGGAACGCGAAGCCGAGATCATGTTGACGGTCTCGGCGACCGGGTCGACGTTTGGCATGTTGACGTAGCCATCGCGGTCGGCCAGGGGATTGCGGGGGTCGTAAAGACGCTTGAACGGTGCCTGGTCCTCGACCACGCCGGCGACGCGCACGCCGCCCACTTCCTGGCCGTAGGCCTGGCCGGCGGGCGGGTTCACCTGGAACACCACCTGGCGGGCGCGGTAAGGCTGGCCGTCGGGGCCCACGGCGCTGTCGGCATTGGCCAGATTGCTGGCGGCCACGTTCATGCGCTGCGACTGCGCGCTCATGGCAGAACCGGCGATGTCGAAAATGCTCAGGAGAGGCATGTCTGTTCCCTAATGATTGGTGCGCTGCTTATTCGGCGACCGCGCGCAGCATGTCTTTCAATTGCTGGTTCATCACCGACATGCTGCTCTGGTAATGCAAGGCGTTGTCCGCGAACTGCACGCGCTCGGCGTTCATGTCCACCGTGTTGCCGTCCAGGCTGGCCTGGTAAGGCTGGCGATAGAGCAGATCGACCGGACCGCCGGTGCTGGCCGCTTGCGCAGGAATGTGGCGCGGCGACGTCAGCGTCAGGCTGGTGTCGCCCAGGCGCATCCGGCTGTCCATCGCACCCTGCATGGCCGTGGCGAAGTCGAAATCGCGCGCCTTGTAGTTGGGCGTGTCCGCGTTGGCGATATTGGCCGACAGCACTTCCTGGCGGTCCGCTCGCAAGTTGAGGGACTGCTGGAAGAACGACAATTCGTGGCTTAGACGATCCATCTGGTGGACGTTTCCTATAGAGTGCGCTGCGGCGGCGGGCGGCAGGCCCGCGGCACCGGCCCCATGCGCGCCTTGGACATCAGACCCAAACAGGCGCTTTTCTGGGATGACCAGAATCATAGGTTCGCAACCTTGCGAACAATTTCTCAAATAACCCCTGATTTCGCAGCTAATTCGGGTATTGGTTTGGCCGCCGGCTTCCTACAATTCCCCTACTTTGAAATACCGGGCCTGTCCCATGCCGCGCTTTTCCTTCCCGCGCTTCGCCGTTTGTTCGCTTCTTGCCACGTTGACCGCATGGGCTGCCCTGCCCTTTGCCGCGTCCGCCCAGGAGGCTGCGCCGGCGTTCACGCCGCAGGATCCCACTGCCGTCGTGAACGTGGCCGAGGACTACCTGCGCCAGCAACTGGCCAGCATCTCCGCCAATCCGACCCTCAAGTTCGACGAAGTGCGCACGGACCGGCTGCAGGCGTGCGACGACCTCAGCGCGTTCATGTCGGCCGGCGCCCGGCCCCGTCCGCGCATGAGCGTGGGCGTGCGTTGCGCCGCGCCCAAGCCCTGGAGCGTCTACGTCCAGGCGACGGTGAGCGCCCCGGCCCAGTATTATGTGGCCGCGCGCACCATTAACGCGGGTGAGCCGATCACGCCGGACGCCCTGGCGCCCCGCGACGGCGACCTGGTGAACCTGCCGCCCGGCGCGGTCACCGACGGCCAATCCATCATCGGGATGAGCGCCAGCTATCGCATCGCCAGCGGCCAGGCGATCAAATTGGCCTCCCTGCGCAGTCCCGGCACGATCCAGCGCGGCCAGACCGTGCGGGTCAACGCCCACGGACGCGGCTTCAGCGTCAGCACCGAAGGCGTGGCCATGGAAAGCGCGGCACCGGGGTCGAACGTTCAGGTACGCACCGCCTCCGGCCAGATCGTCAGCGGCATCGTCCAGAGGACGGGCAGCGTGGAAGTCCCTCTTTAAACCGTGTTACAACATTCCCCTACACGGCCTGGAGCACTCCCTAAAGTTTGGGGGCGGCTTGCCGTTACAAGGACATCGAGCGCCTCGACCCGAACCCGTGGATCGCAGCCGCAGCACGGAGAATCATCGTGAAAATCAACGCCCCTACCACCCGCCCCACCCTCGGCACCGAGTCCGCCACCCAGCGCAACACGCTGGCGCAGGCCTATGGCGGCGCGGTCAGCGGCAACAGCACCGGCGGCTCTTCCCAGGTTGCGCTGAGCAATACCTCGCGCGCCCTGTCGGACCTGCAAGACGGTAAATCGGATATCGATACGGCCCGTGTGGCTGAGATCAAGGCGGCGATCGCCTCCGGGCAATTGAAGATCGACGCCGGCAAGATCGCGGACGGCATCATCGCCAGCGCCCGCGAATTGGTGAAATAACTCTTTAGATTCGGGGCCCTGGTATGGACTACGTGGCGCAACTGCTGGACTGCCTGCGTGAAGAAGACGCAGTCATCGTGGAATTCACCTCCTTGCTGGAGGAAGAAAGCACGGCCCTGACCGGCCCCCAGTCTTTCGACGCGCTGCAAGCCATCACCGATCGCAAGAACGAGTACGCCGCCCGCCTGGGTGGCCTGAGCCATCGCCGCGACACCCTGCTGGGCGAACTGGACCTGCCGGCCGCCCACGAAGGCACCGAAGCCGCCGTGGCACAGCATCCGGAACTGGCCGAACCCTGGCAGACGCTGCTGGCCCACTCGGCCAAGGCCGCGGCCATCAATGAAAACAATGGCGCGCTGATCGACATGCACCTGCGGCATACCGAGGGTGCGCTGGAAACCTTGCGCAATGTCGGCGCGGGCAGCAACCTGTATACGTCGCAAGGCCGCTCGGGCGGCGCCGGGGCTGCGGTACGTAAGGCTTACGTGGCGCGCTGAACGGCACTGGCGTTCTTTCAAGATAGATGATCAAGGGCTCTCACCAATGGTGAGAGCCCTTTTTCCATGCGTGAATCTACGGGCTCATCGGACAAGAGCCCTTCTTTCTATGGTGAATATTGGGATCACCCGCTGGTAAGAGCCCTTTTACTGTCATCTACTCAAAACACAGGGGCTCTCACCTTTAGGTGAGAGCCCCTTTTTACCTCTCTTCCGGGAGCGTTCAACCGGCCATTTCGACCATCGCGAAAAACCGCAGCAGCGCCGGAGGCACCAGCCGCGCCGGCAATTTCCGCTCTGGCCCCATCAGGTTCTGCAGCAAACGCCGCATCACCGCCGCGTTCGGCGCGTGCGCCAACTGCCAGCAGGCCGCGCCCAACTGGCCGGCCATCAAGGCTTGGCGTTGCAGGGCGTCGTCACCCGTGCCGGCGCCGGCCAGGGGCTGCCAGGCATGCACCATGTACCGGAAGGCCGACTTGGCCTGGTCGTTCAGCACCAGCCAACGCGCCACGGCGGCCGCATCGGCCTGGGTCACGCTGACATTGGTCAGGCCGTACAGAATCGACACCACCTTGCCGGCGGGATCGATCAGCTTGGCGCAGACCAGGCGCATCATGGCGCCATCGGCGCCGCGCGCGGCCAGGCCCACTTCGGTGCCCGCCGCCCACAGACGCAAGGCCACCGGCTTGTCGTCCTTCATCACCGTCAGGCCGGGCATGTCGCCCGCCTGCCCGACCGGCACATAACCGAGGGACTTGCCCACGGCTTGCAGGATGGTGGGCGTTTCTTCCTGCATCACGCGCAGCGCGCCGGTACAGCGCGACAGCCAGGCATGGCCCTGCTCCGACAGCGTCGCCCACAAGGCGGACGTACCGGCGTCGATGACGTGGACCACCGGCAGATGCGGCAAGGCGGCGCCCAGCCATTGGACCCGTTCCGCCAGTGCATCGGCCGGATTGGCTTGCGCCCCGGCGGTCGTCGCGCCGGTGGTATAGGTGGTCATGGCGCCATGCTGCAACACCAGCTGATGGGCCGGCGCCGCCAGGGCGGCACCCCGGTCACTCATCAACAGCGTGGCGTGCAGCTGGCCAGCCGGCAGGCCGTCGCCACGCAACGGCGCCTTGCCATGGATGGCCAGCAGGTGGCGCTGGCAGGTGGCGGAGAATTCGCTGCGGGTCATGTCCAGCGGCTTGGCCCACAAGGCTTCCGTGGGCACGGGGCGCGCGCCGCCGAATTCGCGCCAGCCCAGGCGGGCCTGGACGCAGGCGGGATCCGTATTGATCCACGCCAGCGCGGCTTCCATCTCTTCCTCGTCGTCGCCGCTCTTGCCCATGGGCTGGGCCACGGCGGCGGCCAGCAACTGGCGGCGCCGCACCGGGTCGGCCAGCTCGCCACCGGCGGCTTCGCGGGTCGATGCCCACAGCGCGGCCAGGTCGGATTCGCTGGGCGTATAGAGCGCTTGCCGCTTCAGGCAGGCGAACGCGCCGTCCACCAGTTCCGTCGCCACCGGCACTTCCATGTGCTCGGGCACACGTTGGCCGCGCGAGACGTAATGGATGGGCAGGCGATGGCGAATGGCGGTGTCCAGGGTGGCGGCATAGCGCGAGGCTTCGTCCACCTTGGTGATGATGCAGCCGCGGATGGGCTGGTCGCCGACGTTGCGATATGCCTGCGCCACTTCGTCCAGGGTGTCGCCCTGGCTGGCCGCGTTGAGCACGAGCAGGCGTTGCACCGGACGGCCGGCGCCGTTGAGCATGGCGGCCTGTTCGGCCACGTGGCGGTCGCGCTGGCTGATGCCGGTGGTGTCGATCAGGACGATCTTGCGATGGCCCAGTTCGGCCAGGGTGCTGCGCAATTCTTCAGTGTCGCGCACGGAGCGGGTGGGCACGCCCATCAGGCGGCCGTAGATCTGCAGCTGCTCGTGTGCGCCGATACGGAAATTGTCGGTGGTCAGCATGGCCACCTGATCGCGGCCCACGCGGGCCACGCAGCGGGCGGCCAGTTTGGCCAGGGTGGTGGTCTTGCCCACGCCGGTCGGGCCGACCAGGGCGAAGACACCGCCGTCGCCCAGCAGCTCGTCTTCATTGGCGAGCACCGGCAGATGGCTGATCAGTTCGCCGCGCGCCCAGGACAGGGCCTGGGCCGCGCTGTATTGGCGCGGCAGGCGATCCATCAAGGCGCGCACCAGGACGGCGCTGAAACCGGCTTCCAGCAAGGTGCGGAACAGCGTGGCGGCGACCGGTTCGGCGCGCAGGCCCTTGCTCCACAGCAGGCCGTCGATGCGGTTTTCGAGCGTGCCGCGCAGCGTGTCCAGGGCCAGTCGCCATTCTTGCGCGGCCTGCGGGGACTGCTCGGCGTCGGGCGGCGGCGCGTCCTCTTCCACCACGGACAGCGCGCTGTCGGTCATGGCGTGATAGGCGGCGCCGGCGCGCTGGCCGGGGGTCTGGGGGCGCTGTTGCGCGTAAGGATCAGGCGTTTCGCGCGCAGGCGCTGCCGAGGCCGGTGTCGGTGCCGGGACCGGCGGCACGTCCGCGGGCATGTCGGCGATGTCGACATAGCGCGCTGCCATCCGGTTGGGATGGGATCCGGGTTGCGGCTGCGATTGCTGTTGCGGTTGCACCTGCGGCTGCGGTTGCCGGAACTCCGGCTGCGGACGCGCGTAATTGCGGTCGTCGCCGTAGGCGGACGAATCGTGGCTGTCCTGGCGTGGCGGCGTGTAGCCGGCCGGGCGGGACGGCGTATAGGTATAGCCTTCGTCCTCATCCGGCTCATAGGCCGCGGGCGCGGCCGGCGCGTAGGCCGGCTGGCTCGGCGGCGGCGGACGCGCGTAATTGCGGTCGTCGCCGTAGGCGGACGAATCGCGGCTGTCCTGGCGGGGCGGCGTGTAGCCGGACGGGCGCGACGGCGTATACGTGTAGCCCTCTTCCTCATCCGGCTCGTAGGCCGCGGGCGGGGCCGGCGCGCGCGGCGGCGCATAGGCCTCCTGCGGCGCGTAGGCGGCAGGCCGCGCCGGGGCGTAGTCTTCGAATGCGGCATACGCGGCGGGCCGCTGCGGCGCGGGCTGGGCCGCTGCGGGCCGGTAGGCCTGCTCGGCCTCAGCCGTGGCGGCTACTTCCTGCAGGGCGGGTTCGGGCCGGCGCAGGCGGCCGCTGTCGTCCAGGGCCGACGGGTCGGTCGCCATGACCTCGATGCCGCCATCAACGCTGCGGCTGGAAATGATCAAGGCATCAGGCCCCAAGGCCTGACGGACCAGCCGCATCACTTCACGGTTGGTCGGAGCAAAGAATCGCTGGATGTTCAAGCCGGGCTCCCGCCTATCAGCGCGGTGACGCGCACGATGCGCTCATCGGGAATTTCAGTATTGGCCAACACGCCGAGTTGCGGCAGATGGTGGCGCAGGAAGCGCGAAAGCGACGGGCGCAGCAGCGGCGACACCACCAGCACGGGCGCGTTGCCCAGTGCTTCCTGGCGTTGCACGGCGGCCTGCGCTTCGCGCAAGACGTTTTCGGCCAGGCCCGGTTCCAGCACGCCGCTGGTTGAGATGGCCTGCGACAGCACGCGTTCCAGCTTGACGTCCAG is a window of Bordetella sp. N DNA encoding:
- the flgA gene encoding flagellar basal body P-ring formation chaperone FlgA: MPRFSFPRFAVCSLLATLTAWAALPFAASAQEAAPAFTPQDPTAVVNVAEDYLRQQLASISANPTLKFDEVRTDRLQACDDLSAFMSAGARPRPRMSVGVRCAAPKPWSVYVQATVSAPAQYYVAARTINAGEPITPDALAPRDGDLVNLPPGAVTDGQSIIGMSASYRIASGQAIKLASLRSPGTIQRGQTVRVNAHGRGFSVSTEGVAMESAAPGSNVQVRTASGQIVSGIVQRTGSVEVPL
- the flgM gene encoding flagellar biosynthesis anti-sigma factor FlgM, whose amino-acid sequence is MKINAPTTRPTLGTESATQRNTLAQAYGGAVSGNSTGGSSQVALSNTSRALSDLQDGKSDIDTARVAEIKAAIASGQLKIDAGKIADGIIASARELVK
- a CDS encoding flagella synthesis protein FlgN codes for the protein MDYVAQLLDCLREEDAVIVEFTSLLEEESTALTGPQSFDALQAITDRKNEYAARLGGLSHRRDTLLGELDLPAAHEGTEAAVAQHPELAEPWQTLLAHSAKAAAINENNGALIDMHLRHTEGALETLRNVGAGSNLYTSQGRSGGAGAAVRKAYVAR
- the flhF gene encoding flagellar biosynthesis protein FlhF — its product is MNIQRFFAPTNREVMRLVRQALGPDALIISSRSVDGGIEVMATDPSALDDSGRLRRPEPALQEVAATAEAEQAYRPAAAQPAPQRPAAYAAFEDYAPARPAAYAPQEAYAPPRAPAPPAAYEPDEEEGYTYTPSRPSGYTPPRQDSRDSSAYGDDRNYARPPPPSQPAYAPAAPAAYEPDEDEGYTYTPSRPAGYTPPRQDSHDSSAYGDDRNYARPQPEFRQPQPQVQPQQQSQPQPGSHPNRMAARYVDIADMPADVPPVPAPTPASAAPARETPDPYAQQRPQTPGQRAGAAYHAMTDSALSVVEEDAPPPDAEQSPQAAQEWRLALDTLRGTLENRIDGLLWSKGLRAEPVAATLFRTLLEAGFSAVLVRALMDRLPRQYSAAQALSWARGELISHLPVLANEDELLGDGGVFALVGPTGVGKTTTLAKLAARCVARVGRDQVAMLTTDNFRIGAHEQLQIYGRLMGVPTRSVRDTEELRSTLAELGHRKIVLIDTTGISQRDRHVAEQAAMLNGAGRPVQRLLVLNAASQGDTLDEVAQAYRNVGDQPIRGCIITKVDEASRYAATLDTAIRHRLPIHYVSRGQRVPEHMEVPVATELVDGAFACLKRQALYTPSESDLAALWASTREAAGGELADPVRRRQLLAAAVAQPMGKSGDDEEEMEAALAWINTDPACVQARLGWREFGGARPVPTEALWAKPLDMTRSEFSATCQRHLLAIHGKAPLRGDGLPAGQLHATLLMSDRGAALAAPAHQLVLQHGAMTTYTTGATTAGAQANPADALAERVQWLGAALPHLPVVHVIDAGTSALWATLSEQGHAWLSRCTGALRVMQEETPTILQAVGKSLGYVPVGQAGDMPGLTVMKDDKPVALRLWAAGTEVGLAARGADGAMMRLVCAKLIDPAGKVVSILYGLTNVSVTQADAAAVARWLVLNDQAKSAFRYMVHAWQPLAGAGTGDDALQRQALMAGQLGAACWQLAHAPNAAVMRRLLQNLMGPERKLPARLVPPALLRFFAMVEMAG